In one Nocardia tengchongensis genomic region, the following are encoded:
- a CDS encoding class 1 fructose-bisphosphatase: protein MRAIVPEGLKTLTRYTIESEHRQPGASGEFSALLNVLATATKIIANQVTRGAIVGSLGATDAGNLPVTVHRRMDAIANDIMVAESQWTGPLSALMSEQMRDPHPVPSEYRRGKYLLVFDPLDGSSNIDVNLPVGTIFSVLRAPEDGREPTRADFLQPGVQQVCAGFTLYGPATMLVLTTGSGVDGFTLDREVGAFVLTHPRMRIPDDTSGFAINAANERFWERPVRRYVHECLEGLDGPRGRDFNMRWVASLVADTFHILTRGGLYMYPRDTRNPERPGRVSLLYGANPIAFVVEQAGGAASTGHERVLEVRPEELHQRVPFIFGSRNEVERIERYHREPEEGPSFDASLFGSRSLFRAARH, encoded by the coding sequence ATGAGAGCGATTGTGCCCGAAGGATTGAAGACCCTCACCCGCTACACCATCGAGTCCGAGCATCGCCAGCCCGGCGCGTCCGGAGAGTTCTCGGCGCTGCTCAACGTGCTCGCCACCGCCACCAAAATCATTGCGAACCAGGTCACCCGGGGAGCCATCGTCGGCTCGCTGGGTGCCACCGATGCCGGAAATCTGCCGGTGACGGTGCACCGGCGGATGGATGCCATCGCCAACGACATCATGGTGGCCGAGAGTCAGTGGACCGGGCCGCTGTCGGCGCTGATGTCGGAGCAGATGCGTGACCCGCACCCGGTGCCCAGCGAATACCGGCGCGGCAAGTATCTGCTGGTCTTCGATCCGCTGGACGGCTCGAGCAATATCGATGTGAACCTGCCGGTGGGCACGATATTCAGTGTGCTGCGGGCCCCCGAGGACGGGCGCGAGCCCACCCGCGCGGACTTCCTGCAGCCGGGCGTGCAGCAGGTGTGCGCCGGGTTCACGCTGTACGGGCCCGCGACCATGCTGGTGCTGACCACCGGCAGCGGCGTGGACGGATTCACCCTCGACCGCGAGGTGGGCGCGTTCGTGCTCACCCATCCGCGCATGCGGATCCCCGACGACACCTCCGGATTCGCGATCAACGCCGCCAACGAGCGGTTCTGGGAACGGCCCGTGCGCCGCTACGTCCACGAATGCCTCGAAGGGCTGGACGGGCCGCGCGGGCGCGACTTCAATATGCGCTGGGTCGCCTCGCTGGTCGCCGACACCTTCCACATCCTCACCCGCGGCGGGCTCTACATGTACCCGCGCGACACCCGCAATCCCGAACGGCCGGGCCGCGTTTCGCTGCTGTACGGGGCCAATCCGATCGCCTTCGTGGTCGAGCAGGCCGGCGGCGCCGCCTCCACCGGGCACGAGCGGGTGCTGGAGGTGCGGCCCGAGGAGCTGCATCAGCGGGTGCCGTTCATCTTCGGATCCCGCAACGAGGTCGAGCGGATCGAGCGCTATCACCGCGAGCCGGAGGAGGGGCCGAGTTTCGACGCCTCGCTCTTCGGCTCCCGCTCGCTGTTCCGCGCGGCCCGTCATTGA
- a CDS encoding phosphoribulokinase, producing the protein MSVKHPVVAITGSSGAGTTSVTRTFQEIFRREGINAAIVEGDSFHRFDRNEMKLAMAEAEQQRNLTFSHFGPEANLLTELETLFRDYGETGVGAVRRYLHDDEEAKPFGQPPGTFTPWTELPPGSDLLFYEGLHGAAVGEDIDVGRYADLLVGVVPIINLEWIQKVHRDKTERGYSSEAIIDTILRRMPDYVKHICPQFSRTYVNFQRVPTVDTSNPFTARTIPTADESFVVIRFADPKVIDFPYLLSMLHDSFMSRPNSIVVPGGKMDLAMQLIFTPLILRLMDKRPKRLR; encoded by the coding sequence ATGTCGGTCAAACATCCCGTGGTCGCGATCACCGGGTCGTCCGGTGCGGGGACGACCAGCGTCACGCGAACCTTCCAGGAGATATTCCGCCGCGAGGGAATCAACGCGGCCATCGTGGAGGGGGATTCGTTCCATCGCTTCGACCGCAACGAGATGAAACTGGCCATGGCCGAGGCCGAACAGCAGCGCAACCTGACCTTCTCGCACTTCGGGCCCGAGGCGAACCTGCTCACCGAACTCGAGACGCTGTTCCGCGATTACGGGGAGACCGGGGTGGGGGCGGTGCGGCGCTACCTGCACGACGACGAGGAGGCCAAACCCTTCGGGCAGCCGCCGGGCACCTTCACGCCGTGGACGGAGCTGCCACCGGGCAGCGACCTGCTGTTCTACGAGGGCCTGCACGGGGCCGCGGTCGGCGAGGACATCGACGTCGGCCGGTACGCCGACCTGCTGGTGGGCGTGGTGCCGATCATCAATCTGGAGTGGATTCAGAAGGTGCACCGCGACAAGACCGAACGCGGCTACTCCAGCGAGGCCATCATCGACACCATCCTGCGGCGCATGCCCGACTACGTGAAGCACATCTGCCCGCAGTTCTCGCGGACCTACGTGAACTTCCAGCGGGTGCCCACGGTCGACACCTCGAATCCCTTCACCGCCCGCACCATTCCGACCGCGGACGAGAGTTTCGTGGTGATCCGCTTCGCCGACCCGAAGGTGATCGACTTCCCGTATCTGCTGTCCATGCTGCACGATTCGTTCATGTCGCGGCCCAACAGCATCGTGGTGCCGGGCGGCAAGATGGATCTGGCGATGCAGCTCATCTTCACGCCGTTGATCCTGCGACTGATGGACAAACGGCCCAAGCGGCTGCGCTGA
- a CDS encoding HdeD family acid-resistance protein gives MTTSKEGVFEGPVQALARSAWQSILVTGILSVVLGILILVWPGPTLVVAGVLFGIYLLVSGVFQLIAAFGLHVSTWMRVLSFITAILSFILGFFCFRNEFQAIGLLALWIGITWIFRGTAVLVAAVSDSALPGRGWQILFGILLIVGGGLLIVEPFRSITTLVVVVGCWLIVIGIFEVISAFQVKSTAKRLAANL, from the coding sequence ATGACAACCAGCAAAGAGGGAGTTTTCGAAGGGCCGGTTCAAGCACTGGCCCGCAGCGCGTGGCAGTCGATCCTGGTCACCGGCATTCTCTCGGTGGTGCTGGGCATCCTGATCCTGGTGTGGCCCGGACCGACCCTGGTGGTCGCCGGTGTCCTGTTCGGTATCTACCTGCTCGTATCCGGCGTCTTCCAGCTCATCGCGGCGTTCGGTCTGCACGTCAGCACCTGGATGCGGGTGCTGTCGTTCATCACCGCGATCCTGTCGTTCATCCTGGGCTTCTTCTGCTTCCGCAACGAGTTCCAGGCGATCGGCCTGCTGGCGTTGTGGATCGGCATCACCTGGATCTTCCGCGGCACCGCGGTGCTGGTGGCCGCGGTGTCCGACTCCGCGCTTCCGGGCCGGGGCTGGCAGATCCTGTTCGGCATCCTGCTCATCGTCGGTGGTGGTCTGCTGATCGTGGAGCCGTTCCGCTCGATCACCACCCTGGTGGTCGTGGTCGGCTGCTGGCTGATCGTGATCGGCATCTTCGAGGTCATCTCGGCATTCCAGGTCAAGAGCACCGCCAAGCGCCTCGCCGCCAACCTATAA